In Campylobacter mucosalis, a single window of DNA contains:
- the pheT gene encoding phenylalanine--tRNA ligase subunit beta, with product MIISKNWLNEWVDLSAFGTEKILKTLNSIGFEVDGFKEIKIPQNIVVGYVTSKDKHPDADKLNICQVDIGSEILQIVCGAKNVEAGQFVPVALIGAVMPNGLEIKKAKLRGVESCGMICSSTELGLAKTNDGIMVLDESIGKLELGKKIADFECFNDAIIEIDITANRGDANSINGIARELGVALDLNLKESTPYEDADNLPGIGRLISLRADEGLNSSVLYKAVGIKEKICENLLTSLRLALMDCKKTNNLERLLDYATYSTGVLFRAYDFDKLSVDERANFDIKKGKNEESIISSDGKILGVVGVYQSDFARISDDTKIAIIEASFSSPDVIAQTTALDKQMPRDEHLYRSSRGSEPFLAFGVEFLFRKFSTFKELALYGGVSQHVMKREQKMLNFSLAEIDKMIGQKIERNDILRILKKLGFEINFNQEAEIFNVKIPLFRHDIVNSHDVCEEIVRIVGIDNIASKPMKFSEENRLNNTYKRYKFALDLRKKSASAGFFESVHYVFDSADELKILGFTPCKAQIANPINNELNELRPTLINHLLSSAEKNIKNQKRSVKLFEYGAVFNQNGDQSSRFGFIHAGLLKEPSLVNGVKIAEVDFLSFANSIKNVIGEFELTKSDEIAYLSPFEQAKIYKNGVEIGYIGRLHVKFADLRDLPKTYLCEIYFDALNHEPIKAVPYSKFPSISRDLSLIVPSDMEFRLIKEAINELKIPTLKEFLPVDIYHSNELGKNVSLSVKFTFQDMNSSLTDDEVAVLMDKILAKLNEKLSVGIR from the coding sequence ATGATAATTTCAAAAAATTGGTTAAATGAATGGGTTGATTTAAGTGCTTTTGGCACGGAGAAAATTTTAAAGACACTAAACTCGATTGGCTTTGAAGTTGATGGTTTTAAAGAGATAAAAATTCCACAAAATATAGTCGTAGGATATGTAACTAGCAAAGATAAGCACCCAGACGCTGATAAACTAAACATATGCCAAGTCGATATCGGCAGTGAAATTTTACAAATTGTTTGTGGTGCAAAAAACGTTGAAGCAGGGCAGTTTGTGCCAGTTGCCCTAATCGGTGCGGTTATGCCAAATGGACTTGAGATTAAAAAAGCAAAGCTTCGCGGGGTTGAGAGCTGTGGTATGATTTGCTCATCAACTGAACTTGGACTTGCAAAGACAAATGACGGCATAATGGTGCTTGATGAGAGTATTGGCAAACTTGAGCTTGGTAAAAAAATTGCCGATTTTGAGTGCTTTAACGACGCGATTATTGAGATTGATATTACCGCAAATAGAGGCGACGCAAACAGTATAAATGGTATCGCTAGAGAGCTTGGCGTCGCACTTGATCTAAATTTAAAAGAGAGCACTCCTTATGAGGACGCTGATAATCTACCAGGCATAGGCAGACTCATATCTTTACGTGCCGATGAGGGCCTAAACAGCTCGGTTTTATATAAGGCTGTTGGGATAAAAGAGAAAATTTGTGAAAACCTACTTACTTCGCTTCGTTTGGCACTTATGGATTGCAAAAAGACAAATAATTTAGAAAGATTGCTTGATTATGCTACATACAGCACTGGAGTTTTGTTTAGGGCTTATGATTTTGACAAACTTTCAGTTGATGAACGTGCAAATTTTGATATTAAAAAAGGCAAAAACGAAGAAAGCATTATAAGTAGCGATGGTAAAATTTTAGGCGTTGTGGGTGTGTATCAGAGTGATTTTGCAAGGATTAGCGATGATACAAAAATAGCCATTATAGAGGCTAGTTTTAGCAGCCCAGATGTCATAGCCCAAACAACCGCTCTTGATAAACAAATGCCAAGAGATGAGCATTTGTATCGATCTAGTAGAGGTAGTGAGCCATTTTTGGCATTTGGTGTTGAGTTTTTGTTTAGAAAATTTAGCACATTTAAAGAACTTGCTCTTTATGGTGGAGTTTCGCAACACGTGATGAAACGTGAGCAAAAAATGCTAAATTTCTCACTTGCTGAGATAGATAAGATGATCGGTCAAAAGATAGAAAGAAACGATATTTTAAGGATATTAAAAAAGCTTGGTTTTGAGATAAATTTTAACCAAGAGGCTGAAATTTTTAATGTCAAAATTCCACTATTCCGTCACGATATCGTAAATTCTCACGATGTTTGTGAGGAGATTGTCAGGATTGTTGGTATTGATAATATCGCTTCAAAACCGATGAAATTTAGTGAAGAAAACCGCCTAAATAACACCTATAAACGCTACAAATTTGCACTAGATTTAAGAAAAAAATCAGCAAGTGCTGGATTTTTTGAGAGCGTTCATTATGTTTTTGATAGTGCCGATGAGCTTAAAATTTTAGGCTTTACACCTTGTAAAGCGCAGATTGCAAATCCTATAAATAACGAGCTAAACGAGCTTCGCCCAACGCTTATAAATCATCTTTTAAGCTCGGCTGAAAAAAATATAAAAAACCAAAAACGCTCGGTAAAACTCTTTGAGTATGGTGCTGTTTTTAACCAAAATGGCGATCAAAGCTCACGTTTTGGCTTTATCCACGCTGGACTTTTAAAAGAGCCAAGCCTTGTAAATGGTGTTAAAATCGCCGAAGTTGATTTTTTAAGCTTTGCAAATAGTATTAAGAACGTAATAGGCGAGTTTGAGCTAACAAAAAGCGATGAAATAGCCTATTTAAGCCCATTTGAACAGGCTAAAATTTATAAAAATGGCGTAGAGATAGGTTATATCGGACGACTTCATGTAAAATTTGCAGACCTTAGAGATCTGCCTAAAACGTATCTTTGCGAGATCTATTTTGACGCCCTAAATCACGAGCCTATTAAGGCCGTGCCTTACTCAAAATTCCCTAGTATTAGCCGTGATTTAAGCCTTATCGTGCCTAGTGATATGGAGTTTAGGCTTATAAAAGAGGCAATAAATGAGCTAAAAATTCCTACCCTAAAAGAGTTTTTGCCAGTTGATATTTATCACTCAAATGAGCTTGGTAAAAACGTAAGTTTAAGTGTGAAATTTACATTTCAGGATATGAACTCATCGCTTACGGATGATGAAGTAGCCGTGCTAATGGATAAAATTTTAGCCAAGCTAAATGAAAAATTAAGCGTAGGTATAAGATGA
- a CDS encoding heavy-metal-associated domain-containing protein, translating into MRKFEVDGVNCANCAKTIKNSLEDEFGNIDVNLDVMPRQLSVDIDEAMIKKFKAELDELGFRVIREI; encoded by the coding sequence ATGAGAAAATTTGAAGTAGATGGCGTAAATTGTGCAAATTGTGCAAAAACGATTAAAAACTCTTTAGAAGATGAGTTTGGCAATATTGATGTAAATTTAGATGTTATGCCTAGGCAATTAAGCGTTGATATAGATGAGGCTATGATCAAGAAATTTAAAGCTGAGCTTGATGAGCTTGGTTTTAGAGTGATTAGGGAAATATAG
- a CDS encoding heavy metal translocating P-type ATPase, with product MTCVNCSNAIKRAVSKIDGVGYVSVNFANGVGEFEIKNDSLKQSIIDKIKKLGYEVAFDIDEFEKKREEHIKFLKIRFIVAGILSCVIMYLEMFVKPNLAINLVMLALAFFILVYSGRTFFIHAFGALSNKNYDMNVLVSLGTASAFLYSLFIVICDIFNLSLKFLPDDFKNVYFSGSGMIITFVLFGKFLEERSKAKASDYLKTLMSLSPKTALLLCLDGQNKEVDVAEVKVGDVVVVKSGYIIPCDGVVIQGGAEIDASMLTGESLPVYKQLGDMVYAGCLNTNGYINVKVNRLSSQGLISQIASLLSDASTKKMPIARLADKISNIFVPSVILVAVITFCVWILCGGGFTYAILSAVCVLIISCPCALGLATPIGIISALARGARGGILIKNPEAIELLKDIKFAVFDKTGTLSKGCIEICVSTLTNAELSLVAGVESLSEHPLSKAVTNYAKQSGVNFKSTNFELKTLAGLGLVAKDETNHVIIGNQKLFEQENISIDTEQKRLLEQAYSRGEGVILCANNSEFLGFLSFRDEIRNEAKEVINSLKSQNIKTIILSGDNQNVVKSVASELGIDEFYANALPDDKFKKISELSQNGKVLFIGDGINDSPSIKQADVGIAMNSGSDIAKAAGDIVLVKNDLRNVLGAIRLGNSAMSVIKGNLFWAFLYNIVCIPLAAGIFYPSFGILLSPVYGAMAMCFSSVAVVLNSLRLRNLK from the coding sequence ATGACCTGCGTAAATTGCTCAAATGCCATAAAAAGAGCCGTTAGTAAAATAGACGGAGTTGGCTATGTAAGCGTGAATTTCGCTAATGGTGTTGGTGAGTTTGAGATAAAAAATGATAGCCTAAAGCAGAGCATTATCGATAAGATAAAAAAGCTTGGTTATGAAGTTGCTTTTGATATTGATGAGTTTGAAAAGAAGCGTGAGGAGCATATAAAATTTTTAAAAATTCGCTTTATCGTGGCTGGAATTTTAAGCTGTGTCATAATGTATTTAGAGATGTTTGTAAAGCCAAATTTGGCTATAAATTTGGTTATGTTAGCACTTGCATTTTTTATCTTAGTTTATAGCGGAAGGACGTTTTTTATCCACGCATTTGGTGCTTTGAGTAATAAAAACTATGATATGAACGTTCTTGTATCTCTTGGCACAGCAAGTGCGTTTTTATACTCTTTGTTTATTGTAATCTGCGATATTTTTAACTTGAGTTTGAAATTTTTACCTGATGACTTTAAAAATGTTTATTTTTCGGGCTCAGGTATGATAATAACGTTTGTGCTTTTTGGGAAATTTTTAGAAGAACGCTCAAAAGCAAAGGCTAGTGACTACCTAAAAACGCTTATGTCTCTATCGCCAAAGACAGCACTTTTGCTTTGCCTAGACGGTCAAAACAAAGAGGTTGATGTGGCTGAGGTAAAGGTTGGCGATGTTGTGGTTGTAAAAAGTGGCTATATCATACCTTGTGACGGCGTAGTGATACAAGGAGGTGCCGAGATAGACGCCTCTATGCTAACTGGCGAGAGTTTGCCGGTTTATAAACAGCTTGGGGATATGGTTTATGCGGGTTGTTTAAATACGAATGGCTATATAAATGTAAAGGTTAATAGACTAAGCTCACAAGGGTTAATCTCACAAATAGCTTCACTTCTAAGCGACGCAAGCACGAAAAAAATGCCAATTGCTAGACTCGCAGATAAAATTTCAAATATCTTTGTGCCAAGCGTTATTTTAGTAGCAGTCATCACATTTTGCGTGTGGATTTTGTGTGGTGGTGGATTTACATATGCTATCTTAAGTGCTGTTTGTGTGCTTATTATATCCTGTCCTTGTGCTTTGGGATTAGCGACGCCAATTGGCATTATATCGGCATTAGCTCGTGGTGCTAGGGGTGGAATTTTAATTAAAAATCCAGAAGCTATAGAGCTTTTAAAGGATATAAAATTTGCCGTTTTTGATAAAACCGGCACACTTAGCAAGGGTTGTATCGAAATTTGCGTCAGCACTCTTACAAACGCAGAGTTATCGCTCGTGGCTGGAGTAGAGAGTTTAAGCGAACATCCGCTATCAAAGGCTGTTACAAATTACGCAAAGCAAAGTGGAGTAAATTTTAAATCAACAAATTTCGAGCTTAAAACATTAGCTGGTTTAGGACTGGTCGCAAAAGATGAAACAAATCACGTAATAATAGGCAACCAAAAGCTTTTTGAGCAAGAAAATATCAGCATAGATACCGAACAAAAAAGATTACTAGAACAGGCTTATTCTAGAGGCGAGGGCGTAATATTATGTGCGAATAACTCAGAATTTTTAGGCTTTTTATCATTTAGAGATGAGATTAGAAACGAGGCAAAAGAGGTTATAAATAGTCTAAAATCTCAAAACATAAAAACCATAATACTTTCAGGAGATAACCAAAACGTCGTAAAATCAGTCGCTAGTGAGCTTGGTATAGATGAGTTTTACGCAAATGCCTTGCCTGATGATAAGTTTAAAAAGATATCCGAGCTTAGCCAAAATGGAAAGGTTTTATTTATAGGAGATGGCATAAACGACTCTCCGTCTATAAAACAAGCAGACGTGGGTATAGCGATGAATTCAGGCTCAGATATCGCAAAAGCGGCTGGAGATATTGTGCTTGTAAAAAACGATTTAAGAAATGTGCTTGGTGCGATAAGGCTTGGAAATAGTGCAATGAGTGTCATAAAAGGCAATCTATTTTGGGCGTTTTTATACAATATAGTTTGCATTCCACTGGCTGCAGGTATTTTTTATCCAAGTTTTGGTATCCTTTTAAGTCCAGTTTATGGTGCTATGGCTATGTGCTTTAGCTCAGTTGCTGTGGTGTTAAATTCGCTTAGACTTAGAAATTTAAAATAA
- the argH gene encoding argininosuccinate lyase: protein MKKMWSGRFELESSELLEEFNASIEFDKNLYLEDITGSKAHAKMLGEQGIITKSEALQIINGLEAVLGEIQSGKFEFKIADEDIHMSVEKRLSEIIGKELGGKLHTARSRNDQVALDFRLYVLSKNREINSKIYELISTLSNLANSHKDTLMPGFTHLQHAQPVSLAYHLMAYAFMFKRDFERFLSSFERNNLSPLGSAALAGTPHNIDRDFVARELGFSGVTQNAMDSVSDRDFALEILFNISVLMTHASRLCEELILWSSQEFGFVTISDTYSTGSSIMPQKKNPDVAELIRGKTGRVNGNLVALLTTMKGLPLAYNKDMQEDKEGVFDSVKTALTSVVILNEMIKTAKFNSKNMLNATKKGHLSATDLADYLVREKNIPFRQAHFITGKAVAKAENLGVDLSELGVKELKEVDENLDDNAIKALDLNTSKEARVSRGGTANKAVEVQINEINSWLKSQI from the coding sequence ATGAAAAAAATGTGGTCTGGTAGATTTGAGCTTGAAAGCAGTGAACTTTTAGAGGAGTTTAACGCCTCGATAGAATTTGATAAAAATTTATACCTAGAAGATATCACTGGTAGCAAGGCTCACGCAAAAATGCTTGGCGAACAAGGCATTATCACAAAGAGCGAAGCCTTGCAGATTATAAACGGACTTGAAGCTGTTTTGGGCGAGATACAAAGCGGAAAATTTGAGTTTAAAATAGCTGATGAGGATATTCATATGAGCGTTGAAAAACGCCTAAGCGAGATCATAGGCAAGGAGCTTGGTGGCAAACTTCACACAGCTCGTTCTAGAAACGATCAGGTCGCACTTGATTTTAGACTTTATGTTTTATCTAAAAATCGTGAGATAAACTCTAAAATTTATGAGCTTATATCTACCTTATCAAATCTTGCAAATTCTCACAAAGATACGCTTATGCCGGGCTTTACGCACCTTCAACACGCCCAGCCAGTTAGCCTAGCGTATCATTTAATGGCGTATGCGTTTATGTTTAAGCGTGATTTTGAACGCTTTTTAAGCTCATTTGAGAGAAACAACCTATCTCCGCTAGGCTCTGCTGCTCTTGCGGGAACGCCTCATAACATCGACAGGGATTTTGTAGCACGTGAGCTTGGTTTTAGTGGTGTTACTCAAAATGCTATGGATAGCGTATCTGATCGTGATTTTGCACTTGAAATTTTATTTAACATAAGTGTTTTAATGACCCACGCCTCAAGGCTTTGCGAGGAGCTTATTTTGTGGAGTTCACAGGAGTTTGGATTTGTTACGATTAGTGACACTTACTCGACTGGAAGTTCGATAATGCCACAAAAGAAAAACCCCGACGTGGCAGAGCTTATACGCGGTAAAACGGGCAGAGTAAATGGAAATTTAGTAGCCTTATTAACCACTATGAAAGGGCTTCCACTAGCGTACAACAAAGATATGCAAGAGGATAAAGAGGGTGTTTTTGATAGTGTAAAAACAGCCTTAACCTCGGTTGTCATACTAAATGAGATGATAAAAACTGCTAAATTTAATAGTAAAAATATGCTAAATGCGACCAAAAAAGGACATCTTAGTGCGACTGACTTGGCGGATTATTTGGTTAGGGAAAAAAATATCCCATTTAGACAAGCACACTTTATCACTGGCAAAGCAGTTGCAAAGGCTGAAAATTTAGGCGTTGACTTAAGTGAGCTTGGTGTTAAAGAACTTAAAGAAGTTGATGAAAATTTAGATGATAACGCCATCAAGGCTCTCGATTTAAACACTTCAAAAGAGGCTAGAGTTTCAAGAGGTGGCACCGCAAACAAAGCCGTAGAAGTACAAATAAACGAGATAAATAGTTGGCTTAAAAGCCAAATTTAG
- a CDS encoding histidine triad nucleotide-binding protein — protein sequence MTIFEKIVAGEIPCNKVLENEKFLAFRDINPRAPIHILIIPKKHFENIQEMDPTLMGEMLSFIQELARFIGVDKSGYRLITNCGENGGQEVMHLHFHLLAGKKLDWDRTKANPQSTF from the coding sequence ATGACAATTTTTGAGAAGATCGTAGCTGGTGAAATTCCTTGCAATAAGGTGCTTGAAAATGAGAAATTTCTAGCATTTCGCGACATAAATCCACGTGCTCCAATCCATATCCTAATAATCCCAAAAAAGCACTTTGAAAATATCCAAGAGATGGATCCGACTTTAATGGGTGAAATGCTAAGCTTTATCCAAGAACTTGCAAGATTTATCGGTGTAGATAAAAGTGGTTACCGCTTGATTACAAACTGCGGTGAAAACGGCGGTCAAGAGGTAATGCACCTGCATTTTCATCTACTTGCTGGCAAGAAACTTGACTGGGATAGAACTAAGGCTAATCCACAATCAACTTTTTAA
- the aroA gene encoding 3-phosphoshikimate 1-carboxyvinyltransferase, translating into MRVFAQTKPLIAELTNIASDKSISHRCAIFSLLSDKKSVIKNYLRAEDTLNTLNIVRELGAVITDENGTITITPPAKIAEPKVVLECGNSGTAMRVFMGLLAAQDGFFVLSGDKYLNNRPMARVAKPLIKVGARIDGTSDGDKAPLCIRGKKLDYFKFKSEISSAQIKTALLLAGLYSNGCEFSEDELSRDHTERMLKGMGAKISDENGVIKLEAMTKPLNPLEISVPNDPSSAFFFAVAACVVPGSHIVLKNVLLNKTRIEAYKILEKMGADIKFTKTSEKYEEIGEIEIKYAKLKAADVSENISWLIDEAPALAVAFSVAQGVSTLRNAAELRVKESDRIGVVVAGLKACGIEVSEFDDGFSVKGGVAKSAVIDSHGDHRIAMSFAILGLSCGMDILKSEFIATSFPNFSDILRQMGARVED; encoded by the coding sequence ATGAGAGTTTTTGCTCAAACAAAACCGCTAATTGCAGAGCTAACAAATATCGCATCTGATAAGTCAATCTCTCACAGATGTGCGATTTTCTCGCTTTTAAGCGATAAAAAAAGCGTCATAAAAAACTATTTAAGAGCCGAAGACACGCTAAATACGCTAAATATCGTGCGTGAACTAGGGGCCGTTATAACTGATGAAAACGGCACTATAACGATCACTCCACCAGCAAAAATCGCCGAGCCAAAGGTGGTTTTAGAGTGCGGTAACTCTGGGACTGCGATGAGAGTTTTTATGGGGCTTCTTGCCGCACAGGACGGATTTTTTGTGTTAAGTGGCGATAAATACCTAAACAATCGCCCAATGGCACGTGTTGCAAAGCCACTTATTAAGGTCGGAGCTAGGATTGATGGCACGAGCGACGGCGATAAAGCACCACTTTGTATACGTGGCAAAAAGCTTGATTATTTTAAATTTAAGAGTGAAATCAGCTCTGCTCAGATTAAGACCGCTTTGCTTTTAGCCGGGCTTTACTCAAATGGTTGTGAGTTTAGCGAGGATGAGTTAAGTCGTGATCACACTGAGCGAATGTTAAAAGGTATGGGTGCTAAAATTAGCGATGAAAACGGCGTTATAAAGCTAGAAGCGATGACTAAACCATTAAATCCACTTGAAATTTCAGTGCCAAACGACCCAAGCTCAGCCTTCTTTTTTGCAGTCGCCGCTTGTGTTGTGCCAGGCTCACATATCGTGCTAAAAAACGTGCTTTTAAACAAAACTCGCATTGAAGCTTATAAAATTTTAGAAAAAATGGGTGCTGATATAAAATTTACAAAAACTAGCGAAAAATACGAAGAGATCGGCGAGATAGAGATAAAATACGCCAAACTTAAAGCTGCCGATGTAAGCGAAAATATCTCGTGGCTTATTGATGAGGCACCAGCTTTGGCTGTGGCTTTTAGCGTTGCACAGGGCGTAAGCACGTTAAGAAACGCTGCTGAGCTAAGGGTAAAAGAGAGCGATAGGATAGGCGTTGTCGTGGCTGGTCTTAAGGCTTGTGGTATTGAAGTTAGCGAGTTTGATGATGGATTTAGCGTAAAAGGTGGCGTGGCAAAAAGTGCTGTTATTGACAGCCACGGCGATCACAGGATAGCGATGAGCTTTGCGATTTTAGGGCTTAGCTGTGGTATGGATATTTTAAAGAGCGAATTTATTGCCACATCGTTTCCAAATTTTAGTGATATTTTAAGGCAAATGGGGGCTAGGGTTGAAGATTGA
- the pheS gene encoding phenylalanine--tRNA ligase subunit alpha produces the protein MRDFVNEIKNCQNLAELEKIRLEIFGKKGILAAGFAKLKELDESAKKDFAESLNRQRDELGALLEAKKDELNEFEVLAKMKQDAVDISLFNEPLQTGAIHPVMDVMDRIIEYFVSQNFSLETGPLIEDDFHNFEALNLPKYHPARDMQDTFYLKDSRLLRTHTSPVQIRKMLSSKPPIRMIAPGSVFRRDFDVTHTPMFHQVEGLVVEQGDSVSFANLKSMLENFLKYMFGDVKVRFRPSFFPFTEPSAEVDISCIFCHGEGCRVCKHTTWLEVLGCGVVDPNVFKAVGYKDVSGYAFGLGVERFAMLLHRVPDLRSLFEGDLRLLEQFR, from the coding sequence TTGAGAGATTTTGTAAATGAGATAAAAAATTGTCAAAATTTAGCCGAACTTGAAAAGATTAGGCTTGAAATTTTTGGCAAAAAAGGGATTTTAGCCGCTGGTTTTGCTAAGCTTAAAGAGCTTGATGAGAGTGCAAAAAAAGATTTTGCTGAGAGCCTAAATAGACAGCGAGATGAGCTTGGTGCTTTGCTTGAAGCTAAAAAAGATGAGTTAAATGAGTTTGAAGTTTTGGCAAAAATGAAGCAAGATGCTGTTGATATTAGCCTATTTAACGAACCTTTGCAAACTGGGGCGATTCATCCTGTTATGGACGTTATGGACAGGATTATTGAGTATTTTGTAAGTCAAAATTTCTCACTTGAAACTGGACCTTTGATTGAGGACGATTTTCACAATTTTGAGGCTCTAAATTTGCCAAAATACCATCCAGCACGTGATATGCAAGATACGTTTTATCTAAAGGATAGCCGTCTTTTACGCACTCATACAAGTCCGGTTCAGATTAGAAAAATGCTAAGCTCAAAGCCACCAATTCGTATGATAGCACCTGGTAGTGTATTTAGGCGTGATTTTGACGTTACGCATACGCCGATGTTTCATCAGGTTGAGGGACTTGTCGTGGAGCAGGGCGATAGCGTGAGTTTTGCGAATTTAAAAAGTATGCTTGAAAATTTCTTAAAATATATGTTTGGCGATGTTAAAGTGCGTTTTCGCCCTAGTTTTTTCCCGTTTACTGAGCCTAGTGCCGAGGTTGATATTAGTTGTATTTTCTGTCACGGCGAGGGTTGTCGGGTTTGTAAGCACACCACTTGGCTTGAAGTTTTAGGTTGTGGGGTAGTTGATCCAAATGTATTTAAGGCAGTTGGCTATAAAGATGTGAGTGGTTATGCCTTTGGACTTGGTGTTGAGCGATTTGCGATGTTGCTTCACAGAGTGCCTGATTTAAGGTCGCTTTTTGAGGGAGATTTAAGATTATTGGAGCAGTTTAGATGA
- a CDS encoding GNAT family N-acetyltransferase — protein sequence MIFRANLDDAKSCIRLLRLAMDDIAYYLSGSTDDDECDEILTRYFLSEKNRISHKNVYVFKQNSQILGAICVYFGGELDVLDAQITKELKDKNVKFELLKECESDEFYIDSIAVDENFRGQGIAKKLIHHTFDIAKQNGYAKVSLVVDKQKLKTREFYESLGFKFNQEKELYGHKYDHLIKEIV from the coding sequence ATGATTTTTAGAGCAAATTTAGATGATGCAAAAAGTTGCATAAGGTTACTAAGACTGGCTATGGATGATATCGCTTATTACTTATCTGGTAGCACAGATGACGATGAATGCGATGAAATTCTAACAAGATATTTTTTGAGCGAAAAAAATAGAATAAGCCATAAAAACGTATATGTTTTTAAGCAAAATAGCCAAATTTTAGGTGCTATTTGCGTATATTTTGGTGGCGAGTTAGATGTGCTAGACGCTCAGATTACAAAAGAGCTTAAGGATAAAAATGTAAAATTTGAGCTTTTAAAAGAGTGCGAGAGTGATGAGTTTTACATAGATAGTATCGCGGTTGATGAAAATTTCCGAGGTCAAGGTATCGCAAAAAAACTAATACACCACACCTTTGATATTGCAAAACAGAATGGATACGCAAAAGTATCGCTTGTTGTTGACAAACAAAAGCTAAAAACTAGAGAATTTTATGAGAGTTTGGGGTTTAAATTTAACCAGGAAAAAGAGCTTTATGGTCATAAATATGATCACTTAATAAAGGAGATAGTATGA